Proteins encoded together in one Quercus lobata isolate SW786 chromosome 3, ValleyOak3.0 Primary Assembly, whole genome shotgun sequence window:
- the LOC115980024 gene encoding putative disease resistance protein At4g11170 isoform X3, translating to MKVQKWRIALREAASISGWHYKNDHPQFTFIKEIFEDISGAKLNYPQIFDVKYPVGIDSRVDDINWCLDIDSNDVRMVVIHGLPGIGKTTIAKAIFDLIAYRFEGSSFLEDVKENSRTKDGILQLKETFYSEILGGRTLKVPGVFRRINVRIEMLEHKRILLILDDVDKLIQIKNLLGECNRFALGSRIIITAREEKFLSTFQEDFRFTYYDYRVKELDEHESRTLFCQHAFKRSKPKEDYLELVDSFIHYAKGLPLALEIIGADLHKRNTRSWKSALDKYKRILNPDIQKVLKISYDGLDQTQRDIFLDIACFLKGSNKDVVEHILQSCNSYDPYYDIEILNDKSLIVFAKDGKLLMHDLIQQMGLEIVRQELELSKKHERLICYDDAPEVLIPDTGSEEVRGISLCLPQPRSMQLDFRKMKNLKYLIVHNVICENLNYLPNELRLIDWNEFPLSSLPAIVNLQKLVALNMPGSHIKLDEHFERCRFTTLKYIDFSDCKNITKLPNLSVIAPNIKKLELNRCENLVEIHQAVGLLEELEFWSLQACKNLEIIPRNLKLKSLKWFYFYDYESLEKFPDVGQRTKRLALPSSVGNLTSLHTLAIGFKNIKELPSSLSKLQNLRKLYLFDFENFPKILDTPDCFPKLEVLYFWDSNTATLPDITSRFPQLMVLHIQGCWNLREIPRLPSCIHSVVATGCNSLNSQSRRRLLSQQFEEMVGLPQNIVCPSRSLHQDYASETDFAHKKGFSFKLNGGGHNLVLSGTEIPKWFNHQSVGSSISFSVGQKSLTFACCAAIKVELKDTKLRNLSVLGEGAIYILINVYKGLLTNPVAFMNISFSSFMWVHYKRDISLEGIILNGWTEVKLQFEISNYDPKIAEVTIERCGVHVACICSPQNSVADNVACIRIHERLNVSFDEGLKFFLSRVVAEILPFKQKLVKCSEAQDAYYCPLCEIAEDSVLHLFQCCPYAKELWYGGRWSFQVEMIQAQSVMEFIEHIIDPPKELLAERLKKEEFTLYAVVAMKILWCAREDALFSNTKASIT from the exons ATGAAGGTGCAGAAATGGAGGATAGCTCTACGTGAAGCGGCCAGTATATCTGGATGGCACTACAAAAATGA CCACCCTCAATTTACATTTATCAAAGAAATTTTTGAAGATATCTCAGGTgctaaattaaattatccacAAATATTTGATGTTAAATACCCCGTTGGAATAGATTCTCGTGTAGATGACATAAATTGGTGTTTAGATATTGATTCAAATGATGTTCGTATGGTAGTGATCCATGGCCTTCCTGGAATAGGTAAGACAACAATTGCAAAAGCTATTTTTGACTTAATTGCATATCGTTTTGAAGGAAGTAGCTTTCTAGAGGATGTTAAAGaaaactcaagaacaaaagATGGCATACTCCAATTAAAAGAGACATTTTATTCTGAGATCTTAGGCGGTAGAACTTTGAAGGTGCCTGGTGTATTTAGAAGAATCAATGTGAGAATTGAAATGCTTGAACACAAAAGAattcttttaattcttgatgATGTTGACAAATtaatccaaattaaaaatttgctTGGAGAATGTAATCGGTTTGCTCTTGGAAGTAGAATCATTATCACTGCAAGAGAGGAAAAGTTTCTATCTACTTTTCAAGAGGATTTTCGTTTTACCTACTATGACTACAGGGTTAAGGAATTAGATGAACATGAATCTCGTACACTTTTTTGTCAACATGCATTCAAAAGAAGCAAGCCTAAGGAGGATTATTTGGAACTCGTAGACTCATTTATACATTATGCCAAAGGCCTTCCATTAGCTTTAGAAATAATAGGTGCTGATTTGCATAAGAGAAATACACGTTCGTGGAAAAGTGCATTAGATAAGTACAAAAGAATTCTTAATCCAGATATTCAAAAAGTACTCAAAATAAGCTATGATGGATTGGACCAAACTCAACGGGATATTTTCCTTGATATTGCATGTTTTCTGAAGGGATCAAACAAGGATGTTGTTGAACATATACTACAAAGTTGCAATTCTTACGACCCATATTACGATATTGAAATACTTAATGATAAGTCTCTCATAGTTTTTGCTAAAGATGGCAAATTATTGATGCATGACTTGATACAACAAATGGGTTTGGAAATTGTCAGACAAGAATTAGAATTGTCAAAGAAACATGAAAGGTTAATATGTTATGATGATGCTCCTGAAGTATTAATTCCAGATACG GGATCAGAAGAAGTTCGAGGCATATCATTATGCTTACCACAACCAAGAAGCATGCAATTGGATTTCAGAAAGATGAAAAATCTCAAATATTTGATAGTTCATAACGTAATTTGTGAAAATCTTAACTATCTTCCAAATGAGTTAAGATTAATTGATTGGAATGAATTTCCTTTATCTTCCTTGCCGGCCATTGTTAATCTTCAAAAACTTGTTGCACTTAATATGCCAGGAAGCCACATTAAATTGGATGAGCATTTCGAG AGATGTCGGTTCACAACTTTGAAATATATTGACTTCAGTGACTGTAAAAACATTACCAAATTACCTAACTTATCGGTGATTGCCCCAAACATAAAGAAGTTGGAACTTAATAGATGTGAAAATTTAGTTGAGATTCATCAAGCTGTTGGACTTCTTGAAGAGCTTGAATTTTGGAGTCTCCAAGCATGTAAAAATCTTGAAATTATTCCAAGAAACCTCAAGTTGAAATCTCTAAAATGGTTTTATTTCTATGACTATGAAAGTCTTGAGAAGTTTCCCGATGTTGGGCAAAGAACGAAAAGATTAGCTCTGCCTTCATCAGTTGGAAATCTCACTAGCCTTCATACGTTAGCCATCggttttaaaaacattaaagaACTTCCAAGTAGCCTCTCTAAATTACAAAATCTTAGAAAGCtctatttgtttgattttgaaaattttccaaagATCTTGGATACTCCTGATTGCTTCCCCAAATTagaagttttgtatttttgggaCAGCAACACTGCTACTCTCCCCGACATCACTAGTAGATTTCCTCAATTAATGGTCCTTCATATTCAAGGCTGCTGGAATCTTCGGGAAATTCCAAGACTTCCATCATGTATACATTCTGTAGTTGCAACAGGATGCAATTCGTTGAATTCACAATCAAGAAGAAGATTATTGAGTCAG CAGTTTGAAGAAATGGTAGGGCTTCCACAGAATATTGTATGTCCAAGCCGATCATTGCACCAGGATTATGCATCTGAAACGGACTTTGCTCACAAAAAGGGGTTTTCATTTAAACTTAATGGTGGTGGACACAACCTTGTACTTTCAGGAACTGAGATTCCAAAGTGGTTCAACCATCAAAGTGTTGGAAGTTCCATATCATTCTCGGTCGGTCAGAAATCTCTAACATTTGCTTGCTGTGCTGCTATAAAAGTGGAACTAAAGGATACTAAGCTAAGAAATCTATCTGTCCTGGGAGAAGGTGCTATCTACATTTTGATTAATGTTTATAAAGGATTGCTCACAAATCCTGTAGCTTTTATGAATAtatcattttcatcttttatgtgGGTACACTATAAAAGGGATATTTCTTTGGAAGGCATAATTCTAAATGGGTGGACTGAAGTTAAGcttcaatttgaaatttcaaattatgaTCCAAAAATTGCTGAAGTTACAATAGAAAGGTGCGGGGTCCATGTAGCATGCATATGTTCTCCTCAAAACTCCGTTGCAGATAATGTGGCTTGCATAAGAATTCATGAAAGATTAAATGTGTCTTTTGATGaaggattaaaattttttttatccagAGTGGTCGCGGAAATCCTCCCCTTTAAGCAGAAGCTGGTCAAATGCTCTGAAGCCCAAGATGCCTATTATTGTCCTCTTTGTGAAATAGCTGAAGATTCAGTTTTACATCTATTTCAATGCTGTCCCTATGCCAAGGAATTGTGGTATGGTGGTAGATGGAGCTTTCAAGTCGAAATGATACAAGCTCAATCTGTTATGGAATTCATTGAACATATAATTGACCCCCCAAAGGAATTATTGGCAGAGAGATTGAAAAAAGAGGAATTCACACTGTATGCAGTAGTGGCAATGAAAATCCTTTGGTGTGCAAGGGAGGATGCTCTGTTTTCAAACACTAAAGCCAGCATAACTTAG
- the LOC115980024 gene encoding disease resistance protein RML1B-like isoform X2, with amino-acid sequence MDDELPRGEEISAELFDAIESSRISIIVFSKNYAFSIWCLDELVKILECKKKGQIVLPVFYKVDPSEVRNQKGKFEEALRKHEEGFKDNMKVQKWRIALREAASISGWHYKNDHPQFTFIKEIFEDISGAKLNYPQIFDVKYPVGIDSRVDDINWCLDIDSNDVRMVVIHGLPGIGKTTIAKAIFDLIAYRFEGSSFLEDVKENSRTKDGILQLKETFYSEILGGRTLKVPGVFRRINVRIEMLEHKRILLILDDVDKLIQIKNLLGECNRFALGSRIIITAREEKFLSTFQEDFRFTYYDYRVKELDEHESRTLFCQHAFKRSKPKEDYLELVDSFIHYAKGLPLALEIIGADLHKRNTRSWKSALDKYKRILNPDIQKVLKISYDGLDQTQRDIFLDIACFLKGSNKDVVEHILQSCNSYDPYYDIEILNDKSLIVFAKDGKLLMHDLIQQMGLEIVRQELELSKKHERLICYDDAPEVLIPDTGSEEVRGISLCLPQPRSMQLDFRKMKNLKYLIVHNVICENLNYLPNELRLIDWNEFPLSSLPAIVNLQKLVALNMPGSHIKLDEHFERCRFTTLKYIDFSDCKNITKLPNLSVIAPNIKKLELNRCENLVEIHQAVGLLEELEFWSLQACKNLEIIPRNLKLKSLKWFYFYDYESLEKFPDVGQRTKRLALPSSVGNLTSLHTLAIGFKNIKELPSSLSKLQNLRKLYLFDFENFPKILDTPDCFPKLEVLYFWDSNTATLPDITSRFPQLMVLHIQGCWNLREIPRLPSCIHSVVATGCNSLNSQSRRRLLSQQFEEMVGLPQNIVCPSRSLHQDYASETDFAHKKGFSFKLNGGGHNLVLSGTEIPKWFNHQSVGSSISFSVGQKSLTFACCAAIKVELKDTKLRNLSVLGEGAIYILINVYKGLLTNPVAFMNISFSSFMWVHYKRDISLEGIILNGWTEVKLQFEISNYDPKIAEVTIERCGVHVACICSPQNSVADNVACIRIHERLNVSFDEGLKFFLSRVVAEILPFKQKLVKCSEAQDAYYCPLCEIAEDSVLHLFQCCPYAKELWYGGRWSFQVEMIQAQSVMEFIEHIIDPPKELLAERLKKEEFTLYAVVAMKILWCAREDALFSNTKASIT; translated from the exons ATGGATGATGAGCTCCCGAGGGGTGAAGAAATTTCTGCAGAACTTTTCGATGCCATTGAAAGTTCAAGAATTTCGATAATTGTATTCtctaaaaattatgcattttccaTCTGGTGTTTGGATGAACTTGTCAAAATTCTTGAATGTAAGAAGAAAGGCCAAATTGTGCTACCAGTTTTTTACAAAGTGGATCCATCAGAAGTGCGTAATCAAAAGGGAAAATTTGAAGAAGCTTTGAGAAAACATGAAGAAGGGTTCAAGGATAACATGAAGGTGCAGAAATGGAGGATAGCTCTACGTGAAGCGGCCAGTATATCTGGATGGCACTACAAAAATGA CCACCCTCAATTTACATTTATCAAAGAAATTTTTGAAGATATCTCAGGTgctaaattaaattatccacAAATATTTGATGTTAAATACCCCGTTGGAATAGATTCTCGTGTAGATGACATAAATTGGTGTTTAGATATTGATTCAAATGATGTTCGTATGGTAGTGATCCATGGCCTTCCTGGAATAGGTAAGACAACAATTGCAAAAGCTATTTTTGACTTAATTGCATATCGTTTTGAAGGAAGTAGCTTTCTAGAGGATGTTAAAGaaaactcaagaacaaaagATGGCATACTCCAATTAAAAGAGACATTTTATTCTGAGATCTTAGGCGGTAGAACTTTGAAGGTGCCTGGTGTATTTAGAAGAATCAATGTGAGAATTGAAATGCTTGAACACAAAAGAattcttttaattcttgatgATGTTGACAAATtaatccaaattaaaaatttgctTGGAGAATGTAATCGGTTTGCTCTTGGAAGTAGAATCATTATCACTGCAAGAGAGGAAAAGTTTCTATCTACTTTTCAAGAGGATTTTCGTTTTACCTACTATGACTACAGGGTTAAGGAATTAGATGAACATGAATCTCGTACACTTTTTTGTCAACATGCATTCAAAAGAAGCAAGCCTAAGGAGGATTATTTGGAACTCGTAGACTCATTTATACATTATGCCAAAGGCCTTCCATTAGCTTTAGAAATAATAGGTGCTGATTTGCATAAGAGAAATACACGTTCGTGGAAAAGTGCATTAGATAAGTACAAAAGAATTCTTAATCCAGATATTCAAAAAGTACTCAAAATAAGCTATGATGGATTGGACCAAACTCAACGGGATATTTTCCTTGATATTGCATGTTTTCTGAAGGGATCAAACAAGGATGTTGTTGAACATATACTACAAAGTTGCAATTCTTACGACCCATATTACGATATTGAAATACTTAATGATAAGTCTCTCATAGTTTTTGCTAAAGATGGCAAATTATTGATGCATGACTTGATACAACAAATGGGTTTGGAAATTGTCAGACAAGAATTAGAATTGTCAAAGAAACATGAAAGGTTAATATGTTATGATGATGCTCCTGAAGTATTAATTCCAGATACG GGATCAGAAGAAGTTCGAGGCATATCATTATGCTTACCACAACCAAGAAGCATGCAATTGGATTTCAGAAAGATGAAAAATCTCAAATATTTGATAGTTCATAACGTAATTTGTGAAAATCTTAACTATCTTCCAAATGAGTTAAGATTAATTGATTGGAATGAATTTCCTTTATCTTCCTTGCCGGCCATTGTTAATCTTCAAAAACTTGTTGCACTTAATATGCCAGGAAGCCACATTAAATTGGATGAGCATTTCGAG AGATGTCGGTTCACAACTTTGAAATATATTGACTTCAGTGACTGTAAAAACATTACCAAATTACCTAACTTATCGGTGATTGCCCCAAACATAAAGAAGTTGGAACTTAATAGATGTGAAAATTTAGTTGAGATTCATCAAGCTGTTGGACTTCTTGAAGAGCTTGAATTTTGGAGTCTCCAAGCATGTAAAAATCTTGAAATTATTCCAAGAAACCTCAAGTTGAAATCTCTAAAATGGTTTTATTTCTATGACTATGAAAGTCTTGAGAAGTTTCCCGATGTTGGGCAAAGAACGAAAAGATTAGCTCTGCCTTCATCAGTTGGAAATCTCACTAGCCTTCATACGTTAGCCATCggttttaaaaacattaaagaACTTCCAAGTAGCCTCTCTAAATTACAAAATCTTAGAAAGCtctatttgtttgattttgaaaattttccaaagATCTTGGATACTCCTGATTGCTTCCCCAAATTagaagttttgtatttttgggaCAGCAACACTGCTACTCTCCCCGACATCACTAGTAGATTTCCTCAATTAATGGTCCTTCATATTCAAGGCTGCTGGAATCTTCGGGAAATTCCAAGACTTCCATCATGTATACATTCTGTAGTTGCAACAGGATGCAATTCGTTGAATTCACAATCAAGAAGAAGATTATTGAGTCAG CAGTTTGAAGAAATGGTAGGGCTTCCACAGAATATTGTATGTCCAAGCCGATCATTGCACCAGGATTATGCATCTGAAACGGACTTTGCTCACAAAAAGGGGTTTTCATTTAAACTTAATGGTGGTGGACACAACCTTGTACTTTCAGGAACTGAGATTCCAAAGTGGTTCAACCATCAAAGTGTTGGAAGTTCCATATCATTCTCGGTCGGTCAGAAATCTCTAACATTTGCTTGCTGTGCTGCTATAAAAGTGGAACTAAAGGATACTAAGCTAAGAAATCTATCTGTCCTGGGAGAAGGTGCTATCTACATTTTGATTAATGTTTATAAAGGATTGCTCACAAATCCTGTAGCTTTTATGAATAtatcattttcatcttttatgtgGGTACACTATAAAAGGGATATTTCTTTGGAAGGCATAATTCTAAATGGGTGGACTGAAGTTAAGcttcaatttgaaatttcaaattatgaTCCAAAAATTGCTGAAGTTACAATAGAAAGGTGCGGGGTCCATGTAGCATGCATATGTTCTCCTCAAAACTCCGTTGCAGATAATGTGGCTTGCATAAGAATTCATGAAAGATTAAATGTGTCTTTTGATGaaggattaaaattttttttatccagAGTGGTCGCGGAAATCCTCCCCTTTAAGCAGAAGCTGGTCAAATGCTCTGAAGCCCAAGATGCCTATTATTGTCCTCTTTGTGAAATAGCTGAAGATTCAGTTTTACATCTATTTCAATGCTGTCCCTATGCCAAGGAATTGTGGTATGGTGGTAGATGGAGCTTTCAAGTCGAAATGATACAAGCTCAATCTGTTATGGAATTCATTGAACATATAATTGACCCCCCAAAGGAATTATTGGCAGAGAGATTGAAAAAAGAGGAATTCACACTGTATGCAGTAGTGGCAATGAAAATCCTTTGGTGTGCAAGGGAGGATGCTCTGTTTTCAAACACTAAAGCCAGCATAACTTAG
- the LOC115980623 gene encoding probable LRR receptor-like serine/threonine-protein kinase At3g47570 translates to MASLDIFSNNLSGLIPTELENLIDLQMLNLSFNSLKREVLKNGVFANISWDSLQGNNQLGAFDHETVEKLRVTTCVTKTKLNSDLVLKVIIPTSSFIVLVCAFSSSELKGLPPRLSYSETQIATKFDTKNLIGRGAFGSAYRAVFSTSENGIHTTVAVKVLDLTQSKDSNSFDAECEALKNIRHCNLVKDFTSCSSIDHTGAEFKALAMEFMSNGNLDKWLYPADVECGSTLTLTQRLNIAIDVASALDYLHHDCDPPVVHCDLKSGNVLLDEDMIVHVGDFGLARFLSHDSSQNGSSTIGLKGSIGYIAPSMLWILLYET, encoded by the exons ATGGCGAGTTTGGATATTTTTTCCAACAATCTCTCTGGCCTAATCCCTACAGAATTGGAGAACCTTATTGATTTGCAGATGTTAAATTTGTCTTTCAATAGCTTGAAAAGAGAAGTACTGAAAAATGGTGTCTTTGCCAACATCAGTTGGGATTCTCTCCAGGGAAACAATCAGCTCGGCGCATTTGACCATGAGACTGTAGAAAAGCTAAGAGTCACTACTTGTGTCACAAAAACAAAGTTGAATTCAGATTTAGTGCTCAAAGTCATTATTCCAACCTCTTCTTTCATTGTGCTTGTATGTGCATT ttcaTCATCTGAACTGAAGGGTTTACCACCAAGGCTTTCTTACTCTGAAACCCAGATTGCAACAAAGtttgacacaaaaaatttgataggGAGGGGTGCTTTTGGGTCTGCTTATAGAGCTGTTTTCAGTACTAGTGAAAATGGAATCCACACCACAGTTGCAGTGAAGGTTCTTGACTTGACACAAAGCAAAGATTCCAACAGTTTTGATGCAGAATGTGAAGCTCTAAAAAACATCCGGCATTGTAACCTTGTTAAGGACTTCACTTCTTGCTCCAGCATTGATCACACAGGAGCTGAATTCAAGGCTTTAGCTATGGAATTCATGTCTAATGGTAACTTGGATAAGTGGTTGTACCCAGCGGATGTTGAGTGTGGATCAACTCTGACCTTGACCCAAAGACTGAATATTGCCATTGATGTAGCTTCTGCATTAGATTACCTACATCATGATTGTGACCCACCTGTAGTCCATTGCGACTTGAAATCTGGAAATGTGCTTTTAGATGAAGATATGATTGTTCATGTAGGAGATTTTGGGTTAGCAAGGTTTCTCTCCCATGATTCATCACAGAATGGGAGTAGCACAATTGGACTAAAAGGTTCAATTGGTTATATTGCTCCAAGTATGTTGTGGATCTTACTTTATGAAACTTAA
- the LOC115980024 gene encoding putative disease resistance protein At4g11170 isoform X1, with amino-acid sequence MDFLTNRGKSPSSFTHQCKYDVFLSFRGEDTRNSFTGNLNGILRHHGINTFMDDELPRGEEISAELFDAIESSRISIIVFSKNYAFSIWCLDELVKILECKKKGQIVLPVFYKVDPSEVRNQKGKFEEALRKHEEGFKDNMKVQKWRIALREAASISGWHYKNDHPQFTFIKEIFEDISGAKLNYPQIFDVKYPVGIDSRVDDINWCLDIDSNDVRMVVIHGLPGIGKTTIAKAIFDLIAYRFEGSSFLEDVKENSRTKDGILQLKETFYSEILGGRTLKVPGVFRRINVRIEMLEHKRILLILDDVDKLIQIKNLLGECNRFALGSRIIITAREEKFLSTFQEDFRFTYYDYRVKELDEHESRTLFCQHAFKRSKPKEDYLELVDSFIHYAKGLPLALEIIGADLHKRNTRSWKSALDKYKRILNPDIQKVLKISYDGLDQTQRDIFLDIACFLKGSNKDVVEHILQSCNSYDPYYDIEILNDKSLIVFAKDGKLLMHDLIQQMGLEIVRQELELSKKHERLICYDDAPEVLIPDTGSEEVRGISLCLPQPRSMQLDFRKMKNLKYLIVHNVICENLNYLPNELRLIDWNEFPLSSLPAIVNLQKLVALNMPGSHIKLDEHFERCRFTTLKYIDFSDCKNITKLPNLSVIAPNIKKLELNRCENLVEIHQAVGLLEELEFWSLQACKNLEIIPRNLKLKSLKWFYFYDYESLEKFPDVGQRTKRLALPSSVGNLTSLHTLAIGFKNIKELPSSLSKLQNLRKLYLFDFENFPKILDTPDCFPKLEVLYFWDSNTATLPDITSRFPQLMVLHIQGCWNLREIPRLPSCIHSVVATGCNSLNSQSRRRLLSQQFEEMVGLPQNIVCPSRSLHQDYASETDFAHKKGFSFKLNGGGHNLVLSGTEIPKWFNHQSVGSSISFSVGQKSLTFACCAAIKVELKDTKLRNLSVLGEGAIYILINVYKGLLTNPVAFMNISFSSFMWVHYKRDISLEGIILNGWTEVKLQFEISNYDPKIAEVTIERCGVHVACICSPQNSVADNVACIRIHERLNVSFDEGLKFFLSRVVAEILPFKQKLVKCSEAQDAYYCPLCEIAEDSVLHLFQCCPYAKELWYGGRWSFQVEMIQAQSVMEFIEHIIDPPKELLAERLKKEEFTLYAVVAMKILWCAREDALFSNTKASIT; translated from the exons ATGGATTTTTTGACCAACAGAGGAAAGTCCCCTTCCTCTTTCACCCACCAATGCAAATATGATGTGTTCTTGAGTTTTAGAGGGGAAGATACCCGCAATAGTTTTACGGGTAATTTGAATGGCATTTTGCGTCATCATGGTATTAACACCTTCATGGATGATGAGCTCCCGAGGGGTGAAGAAATTTCTGCAGAACTTTTCGATGCCATTGAAAGTTCAAGAATTTCGATAATTGTATTCtctaaaaattatgcattttccaTCTGGTGTTTGGATGAACTTGTCAAAATTCTTGAATGTAAGAAGAAAGGCCAAATTGTGCTACCAGTTTTTTACAAAGTGGATCCATCAGAAGTGCGTAATCAAAAGGGAAAATTTGAAGAAGCTTTGAGAAAACATGAAGAAGGGTTCAAGGATAACATGAAGGTGCAGAAATGGAGGATAGCTCTACGTGAAGCGGCCAGTATATCTGGATGGCACTACAAAAATGA CCACCCTCAATTTACATTTATCAAAGAAATTTTTGAAGATATCTCAGGTgctaaattaaattatccacAAATATTTGATGTTAAATACCCCGTTGGAATAGATTCTCGTGTAGATGACATAAATTGGTGTTTAGATATTGATTCAAATGATGTTCGTATGGTAGTGATCCATGGCCTTCCTGGAATAGGTAAGACAACAATTGCAAAAGCTATTTTTGACTTAATTGCATATCGTTTTGAAGGAAGTAGCTTTCTAGAGGATGTTAAAGaaaactcaagaacaaaagATGGCATACTCCAATTAAAAGAGACATTTTATTCTGAGATCTTAGGCGGTAGAACTTTGAAGGTGCCTGGTGTATTTAGAAGAATCAATGTGAGAATTGAAATGCTTGAACACAAAAGAattcttttaattcttgatgATGTTGACAAATtaatccaaattaaaaatttgctTGGAGAATGTAATCGGTTTGCTCTTGGAAGTAGAATCATTATCACTGCAAGAGAGGAAAAGTTTCTATCTACTTTTCAAGAGGATTTTCGTTTTACCTACTATGACTACAGGGTTAAGGAATTAGATGAACATGAATCTCGTACACTTTTTTGTCAACATGCATTCAAAAGAAGCAAGCCTAAGGAGGATTATTTGGAACTCGTAGACTCATTTATACATTATGCCAAAGGCCTTCCATTAGCTTTAGAAATAATAGGTGCTGATTTGCATAAGAGAAATACACGTTCGTGGAAAAGTGCATTAGATAAGTACAAAAGAATTCTTAATCCAGATATTCAAAAAGTACTCAAAATAAGCTATGATGGATTGGACCAAACTCAACGGGATATTTTCCTTGATATTGCATGTTTTCTGAAGGGATCAAACAAGGATGTTGTTGAACATATACTACAAAGTTGCAATTCTTACGACCCATATTACGATATTGAAATACTTAATGATAAGTCTCTCATAGTTTTTGCTAAAGATGGCAAATTATTGATGCATGACTTGATACAACAAATGGGTTTGGAAATTGTCAGACAAGAATTAGAATTGTCAAAGAAACATGAAAGGTTAATATGTTATGATGATGCTCCTGAAGTATTAATTCCAGATACG GGATCAGAAGAAGTTCGAGGCATATCATTATGCTTACCACAACCAAGAAGCATGCAATTGGATTTCAGAAAGATGAAAAATCTCAAATATTTGATAGTTCATAACGTAATTTGTGAAAATCTTAACTATCTTCCAAATGAGTTAAGATTAATTGATTGGAATGAATTTCCTTTATCTTCCTTGCCGGCCATTGTTAATCTTCAAAAACTTGTTGCACTTAATATGCCAGGAAGCCACATTAAATTGGATGAGCATTTCGAG AGATGTCGGTTCACAACTTTGAAATATATTGACTTCAGTGACTGTAAAAACATTACCAAATTACCTAACTTATCGGTGATTGCCCCAAACATAAAGAAGTTGGAACTTAATAGATGTGAAAATTTAGTTGAGATTCATCAAGCTGTTGGACTTCTTGAAGAGCTTGAATTTTGGAGTCTCCAAGCATGTAAAAATCTTGAAATTATTCCAAGAAACCTCAAGTTGAAATCTCTAAAATGGTTTTATTTCTATGACTATGAAAGTCTTGAGAAGTTTCCCGATGTTGGGCAAAGAACGAAAAGATTAGCTCTGCCTTCATCAGTTGGAAATCTCACTAGCCTTCATACGTTAGCCATCggttttaaaaacattaaagaACTTCCAAGTAGCCTCTCTAAATTACAAAATCTTAGAAAGCtctatttgtttgattttgaaaattttccaaagATCTTGGATACTCCTGATTGCTTCCCCAAATTagaagttttgtatttttgggaCAGCAACACTGCTACTCTCCCCGACATCACTAGTAGATTTCCTCAATTAATGGTCCTTCATATTCAAGGCTGCTGGAATCTTCGGGAAATTCCAAGACTTCCATCATGTATACATTCTGTAGTTGCAACAGGATGCAATTCGTTGAATTCACAATCAAGAAGAAGATTATTGAGTCAG CAGTTTGAAGAAATGGTAGGGCTTCCACAGAATATTGTATGTCCAAGCCGATCATTGCACCAGGATTATGCATCTGAAACGGACTTTGCTCACAAAAAGGGGTTTTCATTTAAACTTAATGGTGGTGGACACAACCTTGTACTTTCAGGAACTGAGATTCCAAAGTGGTTCAACCATCAAAGTGTTGGAAGTTCCATATCATTCTCGGTCGGTCAGAAATCTCTAACATTTGCTTGCTGTGCTGCTATAAAAGTGGAACTAAAGGATACTAAGCTAAGAAATCTATCTGTCCTGGGAGAAGGTGCTATCTACATTTTGATTAATGTTTATAAAGGATTGCTCACAAATCCTGTAGCTTTTATGAATAtatcattttcatcttttatgtgGGTACACTATAAAAGGGATATTTCTTTGGAAGGCATAATTCTAAATGGGTGGACTGAAGTTAAGcttcaatttgaaatttcaaattatgaTCCAAAAATTGCTGAAGTTACAATAGAAAGGTGCGGGGTCCATGTAGCATGCATATGTTCTCCTCAAAACTCCGTTGCAGATAATGTGGCTTGCATAAGAATTCATGAAAGATTAAATGTGTCTTTTGATGaaggattaaaattttttttatccagAGTGGTCGCGGAAATCCTCCCCTTTAAGCAGAAGCTGGTCAAATGCTCTGAAGCCCAAGATGCCTATTATTGTCCTCTTTGTGAAATAGCTGAAGATTCAGTTTTACATCTATTTCAATGCTGTCCCTATGCCAAGGAATTGTGGTATGGTGGTAGATGGAGCTTTCAAGTCGAAATGATACAAGCTCAATCTGTTATGGAATTCATTGAACATATAATTGACCCCCCAAAGGAATTATTGGCAGAGAGATTGAAAAAAGAGGAATTCACACTGTATGCAGTAGTGGCAATGAAAATCCTTTGGTGTGCAAGGGAGGATGCTCTGTTTTCAAACACTAAAGCCAGCATAACTTAG